The Candidatus Neomarinimicrobiota bacterium genome contains the following window.
AATTAAGGGTTACATTTTGTCCCCGTCACCGCACTTGTCCATATTGTAGCTTGCATGTCGATCATATTTAACTGCGTCTTCGATAGATGACAGATACCCATCTTACAGATCCTGAACCGCAGGAGGAAGACCTTGCTGTTGAGCAGACACTCCGGCCTTCATCATTTGATGAGTTTGTCGGACAGTCTGACGTTGTGGAAAACCTGAAACTCTATATCGAGGCGTGCCGGAAGCGTAATGACGCCCTCGATCACGTTCTTCTGTTCGGTCCGCCGGGCCTGGGGAAAACGACACTGGCTTATATCATATCAAGGGAACTTGACGTGAATCTGAAACAGACTTCGGGGCCAGTACTGGAACGGGCGGCAGACCTGGCGGGACTACTAACCAACCTCCGCTTCCGCGACGTACTCTTTATTGATGAAGTGCATCGGATGAATAATGTGATTGAGGAGTATCTCTATTCCGCCATGGAAGACTATGCCATCGACATTCTTATCGACCGTGGACCCAGCGCCCGCAGTGTCCGCCTGAATTTGGAGCAGTTCACTCTTATCGGCGCCACCACACGGATGGGCAGTCTCACATCTCCCATGCGCGATCGCTTCGGTGTTGTGTTGCGCGTCGATTTCTATGATGTG
Protein-coding sequences here:
- the ruvB gene encoding Holliday junction branch migration DNA helicase RuvB, producing MTDTHLTDPEPQEEDLAVEQTLRPSSFDEFVGQSDVVENLKLYIEACRKRNDALDHVLLFGPPGLGKTTLAYIISRELDVNLKQTSGPVLERAADLAGLLTNLRFRDVLFIDEVHRMNNVIEEYLYSAMEDYAIDILIDRGPSARSVRLNLEQFTLIGATTRMGSLTSPMRDRFGVVLRVDFYDVDDLMKIILRSAGILAVEVDEGGALELAKRSRGTPRVANRILRRSRDYAQVKADGKITEEIAHRSLDKLGIDTFGLDDMDRSILKVLVEKFKGGPVGLNSLSVAVGEDSQTIEDVYEPFLIKKGFIQRTPRGRVAEDRAFNYLKVEKPQDQPTFF